One window of Paralichthys olivaceus isolate ysfri-2021 chromosome 20, ASM2471397v2, whole genome shotgun sequence genomic DNA carries:
- the prrc2a gene encoding protein PRRC2A isoform X1, whose translation MSERSGQTAKGKEGKTKYASLNLFDTYKGKSLETQKPVVPPRHGLQSLGKVASARRMPPPANLPSLKAENKGNDPNVSLVPKDGTGWASKQEQADPKSTDALSAPQPESQQPVASQIPAPTRPRTPPASEPLVPASTQAVGARSWAQASVTHGTQGDGGKGSNQPSPFSREEFPTLQAAGDQDKAGREQGTADQWYGPGPSLRPQNVTSWRDGGGRALAPTLPGEGAAEGGTGGALVMDGTTGVPPPNSQTIGPPRNPAGSPALPLPQPPVGPGFPQYRGIMPPFMYPPYLPFPAPYGPQGPYRYPPPGEGPPPRFSRGQGGPDSRPQGGPRETGGEVVKRPSILKQDDLKELDELDHDGDEGWAGAHEEIDYSAKLKFSDDEGEEEAEEEATEGKNDQCELSQSQEAPSATSRSRSSDSGGDTRRTPPTNTDNGPQPPSGKPGWAEEGGSGWGGQGAPPNYQGRRPGLGGPREQPSPPPGPLLGQGPYSFYRQDRPHNQGAPVGPGKPGTTQHQPAAGGLTPPSQPGVPVHGAQGEDEDETWRQRRKQSSSEISAAVERARRRREEEERRMEEERRAACAEKLKRLDEKQQQQQGSNTGGGGGGSGSKTPSLDGNSTAATAGSPSPSISASASSPNISQPPSPCVDPEEAPVLVVQPGASPGVSERQRASSNSSYDSSADSQQCPQPAVSQPPQPTLDVPLPVENKEETMSGPHIRAGSGSERGIDPVKIENIGGTAGRQAGGPTGQGYSKYQKSLPPRFQRQQQEQLLKQQQQWQQQQQHSQASQSQLSPQPQPPQGPSPGSTPQPGPGPKQGGPMYQPSNMVRPPPLPMNFDPRWMMMPYMDPRMMQGRPPPMDYYSAGMHPSGLIGRERSDSGGSGSDPFDRQQQHPGHPHRGTPPMDPKLAWGPEVFPGGGEGRGLTSPLRQKQALEDDDVAKGPRSDTPPHRMREGGLGPIQQPCSNSGTSNQTPPPVGTQVGTQGGSHHPHHYMGARGNYSNFADQGARMPPHQQQQRASERGNQPHGFTHQDEGPPRGSQQGQIWGAQHPHYDRNGRADLPPVESNSHLHHHHGHHPQQPHFPHHPHKPETNRDRVVETTAKKTDSSPPLHQPSISSSCSSSSSSTSAREDGSVKAALHHHPSLREGEAGIGHSVSERSNSGNAGSSGHVKQEKSGPAYAPHSSVASSPPPAHHGSHTQQQHHPHPHPHPKANQRGGREHKTETQWGPRPGNSSMGGGSSHGRRANHAGGGNHSRGGDDSSNIPSEHKSSNQTGGNKRAGPIKKPVLKEMKREGGEVDGGEKTNQGFAKDKEQDGGQLSSIKQEASQNTSAPSKDETVQTAKPRNGGKERSAGGGGGGSSRGPKDVDVNSSGFSGSSRRDRDRSFEQGGNTPHHHGIPAKGSRAGRGRGGEFYGRGRGYRGTYTASAGPTGASRGRMSGRSGRDYRSSVGGGHHQESKGEAPGGRHGQDRSHHNPARARNRSETRSEGSEYEEIPKRRRERGSETGSESGASDIGQSDKDDIQKPNNKNGSNNANTAGSTMSSAPPRGSQARVFTPRGVPSRRGRGGGSGGGNMYRSSGNVGGPPGGHRVGHSSGSHGGSSKTSASGRKQQGPPQSSGPKDLGRGGNSGEKKDKIADASQAQTQGTNPPQPSLPATAPATLSSTENGGVVTPQSSTNPTSNPGAPNTLPLPDNRGFPPSGFERPPRRRRHGRSQHQQDKPPRFRRLKERENAARINGGVGVIGGGRPSSPSLNSVQDSNGAPISAPVTGNTQNANHNATVTTNNNSGGGHIGNANSHHHHHYNQGNAGTTHPQHHHSHGAKSPDFTNQNSDQANEEWETASESSDFTEFRDREGGGGKSFSSHHHHHMGRGGGGSGGGGVVEREMAGKEPAANKRSFSSQRPGMERQNRRVNPGGGGGGRGPRGPPGGGSGGPGNGGGNRGEKRGNWPSPKNRK comes from the exons ATTTCCCACCCTGCAGGCGGCTGGCGACCAGGACAAAGCTGGCAGAGAACAGGGCACTGCAGATCAGTGGTATGGGCCCGGACCAAGCCTCCGCCCCCAGA ACGTCACAAGTTGGCGGGACGGTGGGGGCCGAGCCCTGGCACCCACCCTGCCTGGGGAGGGGGCAGCGGAGGGTGGCACTGGTGGGGCTTTGGTGATGGATGGGACGACTGGGGTCCCCCCTCCGAACTCCCAGACCATCGGGCCACCTAGGAACCCTGCAGGCAGCCCCGCCTTGCCTCTGCCCCAGCCCCCTGTGGGGCCTGGGTTCCCCCAGTATCGAGGGATCATGCCTCCCTTC aTGTATCCTCCATATCTGCCCTTCCCAGCCCCTTATGGCCCTCAAGGGCCCTACAGGTACCCGCCACCTGGGGAAGGGCCTCCTCCAAG ATTCTCTCGTGGGCAAGGTGGTCCAGACAGCCGGCCTCAGGGCGGCCCACGAGAAACAGGTGGAGAGGTGGTGAAGCGACCCTCCATCCTAAAGCAGGATGACCTGAAGGAGCTAGATGAGCTGGACCACGACGGAGATGAGGGCTGGGCAG GAGCTCATGAGGAGATTGATTACTCTGCCAAGTTGAAGTTTAGTgatgatgaaggagaagaagaggcagaagaagaggCAACTGAGGGCAAGAACGACCAATG TGAGCTGTCGCAGTCCCAGGAAGCCCCATCTGCAACCTCTCGTTCTCGGTCCTCGGACAGTGGAGGAGACACCCGCCGCACCCCTCCCACTAATACTGACAATGGCCCCCAACCTCCCTCCGGCAAGCCAGGATGGGCCGAGGAGGGAGGCAGTGGCTGGGGAGGCCAGGGAGCACCCCCCAATTACCAG GGGCGCAGGCCTGGATTGGGTGGTCCACGGGAGCAGCCCTCCCCCCCACCTGGGCCGCTCCTCGGACAAGGGCCCTACTCCTTTTACCGACAG GACCGGCCCCACAACCAGGGTGCACCTGTAGGCCCTGGGAAACCTGGCACCACCCAGCATCAGCCTGCAGCAGGAGGCCTGACTCCTCCTTCGCAGCCAGGCGTGCCCGTGCATGGGGCCCAgggggaggatgaggatgagacTTGGCGTCAGCGTAGAAAGCAGTCCTCCTCTGAGATCTCTGCTGCCGTAGAGCGAGCACGCCGCCGGCGTGAGGAGGAAGAAcgcaggatggaggaggagagacgtgCAGCCTGTGCCGAGAAGCTTAAGAGGCTGGATgagaagcagcaacagcagcaaggCAGCAAcacaggaggtggtggtggtggtagtggcAGTAAAACCCCCAGCCTTGATGGAAACTCAACTGCTGCCACAGCAGGCAGCCCAAGTCCATCTATTTCAGCATCTGCCTCCTCTCCCAACATAAGCCAGCCCCCATCCCCTTGTGTGGACCCTGAGGAGGCTCCAGTGCTTGTTGTCCAACCAGGGGCCAGTCCTGGAGTCAGTGAGAGACAGCGagccagcagcaacagcagctatGACTCGAGCGCAG ATTCCCAACAGTGTCCCCAGCCAGCTGTGTCACAGCCTCCGCAGCCCACACTGGACGTACCTCTGCCAGTAGAGAATAAGGAAGAGACGATGAGTGGTCCTCACATCCGTGCAGGAAGTGGAAGTGAAAGAGGAATTGACCCAGTGAAGATTGAGAATATCGGAGGGACTGCAGGTCGTCAAGCTGGTGGTCCTACTGGTCAGGGTTACTCAAAGTACCAGAAGTCTCTTCCACCTCGAtttcagaggcagcagcag GAACAgctcctgaagcagcagcagcagtggcagcagcaacagcagcataGCCAGGCATCACAAAGCCAGCTATCTCCTCAGCCGCAGCCTCCACAGGGTCCTTCGCCGGGTTCAACACCCCAGCCAGGACCTGGACCCAAGCAGGGTGGACCCATGTATCAGCCTAGCAATATGGTTCGACCCCCACCCCTGCCAATGAATTTTGACCCACGCTGGATGATGATGCCCTATATGGACCCACGCATGATGCAGGGTCGCCCTCCACCCATGGACTACTATTCAGCTGGCATGCACCCATCTG GACTCATTGGGCGTGAGCGGTCTGATTCTGGGGGATCTGGTTCAGACCCCTTTGACAGGCAACAGCAGCATCCAGGGCACCCACACCGGGGAACCCCCCCTATGGATCCCAAACTGGCCTGGGGGCCAGAGGTATTTCCTGGCGGAGGGGAAGGTCGTGGGTTAACCTCCCCACTGAGGCAGAAGCAGGCATTGGAGGACGATGATGTGGCCAAAGGTCCCAG GAGTGACACTCCTCCGCATCGCATGCGAGAGGGCGGGTTGGGACCCATCCAGCAGCCGTGCTCCAATTCTGGCACATCCAATCAGACCCCTCCTCCTGTTGGCACTCAAGTGGGCACCCAAGGAGGCAGCCACCATCCTCATCACTACATGGGTGCCCGGGGCAACTATAGCAACTTCGCTGACCAGGGTGCAAGGATGCCTCCCCACCAACAGCAACAGAGGGCGAGTGAGAGGGGAAACCAGCCACATGGCTTCACCCACCAGGATGAAGGGCCTCCCCGTGGATCTCAGCAGGGCCAGATATGGGGAGCCCAACACCCGCACTATGATCGCAATGGTCGTGCAGACCTGCCTCCTGTTGAGAGCAACTCtcacctccaccatcatcacGGTCACCACCCTCAGCAGCCTCACTTCCCCCACCACCCCCATAAGCCTGAGACCAACCGTGACCGGGTTGTTGAGACCACTGCTAAGAAGACTgactcctctccccctcttcacCAACCTTCCATCTCATCTTCctgctcttcttcatcctcctccacttctGCAAGGGAAGATGGGAGTGTGAAAGCTGCTCTGCATCATCACCCATCTTTAAGAGAGGGTGAGGCTGGCATTGGGCACAGTGTTAGTGAAAGAAGCAACAGTGGTAATGCTGGTAGTAGCGGCCATGTGAAACAGGAGAAATCAGGCCCAGCATATGCTCCTCATTCCTCAGTGGCCTCCAGTCCACCTCCCGCTCATCACGGCAGTCAtactcagcagcagcaccatcCCCATCCCCATCCCCACCCTAAAGCAAACCAAAGAGGGGGACGAGAGCATAAGACAGAGACCCAGTGGGGCCCACGGCCAGGCAACAGCAGTATGGGTGGGGGCTCCTCTCATGGCAGGAGGGCCAACCACGCAGGAGGTGGGAACCACTCCCGCGGAGGGGACGACTCCTCCAACATTCCCTCGGAACACAAATCTTCCAACCAGACAGGGGGCAACAAGAGAGCTGGCCCCATCAAGAAGCCGGTGCtgaaggaaatgaagagagaggggggtgaggttgatggaggagaaaaaacaaaccaaggCTTTGCGAAAGATAAAGAGCAAGATGGTGGACAACTGTCCTCCATTAAGCAGGAAGCCTCCCAGAACACATCAGCTCCATCTAAAGATGAGACTGTCCAAACAGCCAAACCCAGGAATGGAGGAAAAGAACGGTCcgcaggaggaggtgggggagggtCAAGTAGAGGGCCCAAAGATGTCGATGTCAACTCCTCAGGATTTTCAGGGTCTTCAAGAAGGGACAGAGACCGCTCCTTTGAACAAGGAGGCAACACCCCCCATCACCATGGAATTCCTGCTAAAGGCAGCAGAGCTGGTCGCGGACGAGGGGGAGAGTTCTACGGGCGTGGACGTGGTTATCGTGGTACCTACACAGCCAGTGCTGGGCCCACTGGTGCCAGTCGCGGAAGAATGAGCGGCAGGAGCGGCAGAGACTACCGCTCATCTGTTGGTGGTGGCCATCACCAGGAGTCCAAGGGTGAGGCCCCTGGTGGCAGACACGGTCAAGATCGTTCCCACCATAATCCAGCCAGAGCCAGGAACCGAAGTGAAACACGGAGTGAAGGTTCAGAATATGAGGAAATCCcaaagagacggagggagagaggttCAGAGACTGGCAGTGAGAGTGGTGCAAGTGACATTGGTCAGTCAGACAAGGACGACATCCAGAAACCCAACAACAAGAATGGCTCCAATAATGCCAACACCGCTGGAAGCACTATGTCTTCTGCACCACCCAGAGGTTCACAGGCCCGGGTCTTTACCCCCAGGGGTGTACCCTCTAGGAGAGGCAGGGGTGGAGgtagtggaggaggaaacatgtACAGGAGTAGTGGCAATGTTGGAGGACCCCCAGGAGGACACAGAGTTGGACACAGCTCAGGTTCTCATGGTGGTTCCTCAAAGACATCAGCATCAGGCCGGAAACAGCAAGGTCCGCCACAAAGCTCTGGGCCCAAAGACCTGGGCCGGGGAGGAAATAGTGGAGAGAAGAAGGACAAGATAGCTGATGCAAGTCAAGCTCAAACTCAGGGGACCAATCCCCCTCAGCCATCTTTACCTGCCACAGCTCCTGCCACACTAAGTTCCACTGAAAATGGAGGGGTTGTCACTCCACAATCTTCAACCAACCCTACATCAAACCCTGGTGCGCCAAATACGCTCCCTCTTCCTGATAACCGTGGGTTCCCTCCCAGTGGGTTTGAGCGACCCCCTAGACGCCGCCGTCATGGACGTTCACAGCATCAGCAGGACAAGCCGCCCCGCTTCCGGAGACTGAAGGAGCGAGAGAATGCTGCACGGATCAACGGAGGAGTTGGGGTCATTGGTGGTGGAAGGCCCTCATCTCCTTCCCTGAATTCAGTTCAGGACAGTAATGGAGCCCCCATCTCAGCTCCCGTGACGGGCAATACCCAAAATGCTAACCACAATGCCACAGTAACCACCAACAATAACAGCGGCGGGGGGCATATtggtaatgcaaacagtcatcaccatcaccactaCAACCAGGGCAATGCTGGGACAACACACCCCCAGCACCACCACAGCCATGGAGCAAAGTCCCCTGACTTCACCAATCAGAACTCCGACCAGGCCAACGAGGAGTGGGAGACCGCCTCCGAGAGCAGCGACTTCACAGAGTtcagagacagggagggaggaggagggaagtcATTCTcctctcaccaccaccaccacatgggaaggggaggagggggcagcggaggaggaggtgttgtCGAACGAGAGATGGCGGGAAAAGAGCCTGCAGCGAATAAAAGAAGCTTCTCCAGCCAGCGTCCTGGCATGGAGCGACAGAACCGGAGGGTCAACCCTGGAGGCGGCGGGGGCGGCAGAGGCCCACGTGGACCTCCTGGTGGCGGCTCTGGTGGGCCTGGTAACGGAGGCGGCAACCGCGGAGAGAAGCGTGGCAACTGGCCCTCCCCGAAAAATAGGAAATGA
- the prrc2a gene encoding protein PRRC2A isoform X2, whose protein sequence is MSERSGQTAKGKEGKTKYASLNLFDTYKGKSLETQKPVVPPRHGLQSLGKVASARRMPPPANLPSLKAENKGNDPNVSLVPKDGTGWASKQEQADPKSTDALSAPQPESQQPVASQIPAPTRPRTPPASEPLVPASTQAVGARSWAQASVTHGTQGDGGKGSNQPSPFSREEFPTLQAAGDQDKAGREQGTADQWYGPGPSLRPQNVTSWRDGGGRALAPTLPGEGAAEGGTGGALVMDGTTGVPPPNSQTIGPPRNPAGSPALPLPQPPVGPGFPQYRGIMPPFMYPPYLPFPAPYGPQGPYRYPPPGEGPPPRFSRGQGGPDSRPQGGPRETGGEVVKRPSILKQDDLKELDELDHDGDEGWAGAHEEIDYSAKLKFSDDEGEEEAEEEATEGKNDQCELSQSQEAPSATSRSRSSDSGGDTRRTPPTNTDNGPQPPSGKPGWAEEGGSGWGGQGAPPNYQDRPHNQGAPVGPGKPGTTQHQPAAGGLTPPSQPGVPVHGAQGEDEDETWRQRRKQSSSEISAAVERARRRREEEERRMEEERRAACAEKLKRLDEKQQQQQGSNTGGGGGGSGSKTPSLDGNSTAATAGSPSPSISASASSPNISQPPSPCVDPEEAPVLVVQPGASPGVSERQRASSNSSYDSSADSQQCPQPAVSQPPQPTLDVPLPVENKEETMSGPHIRAGSGSERGIDPVKIENIGGTAGRQAGGPTGQGYSKYQKSLPPRFQRQQQEQLLKQQQQWQQQQQHSQASQSQLSPQPQPPQGPSPGSTPQPGPGPKQGGPMYQPSNMVRPPPLPMNFDPRWMMMPYMDPRMMQGRPPPMDYYSAGMHPSGLIGRERSDSGGSGSDPFDRQQQHPGHPHRGTPPMDPKLAWGPEVFPGGGEGRGLTSPLRQKQALEDDDVAKGPRSDTPPHRMREGGLGPIQQPCSNSGTSNQTPPPVGTQVGTQGGSHHPHHYMGARGNYSNFADQGARMPPHQQQQRASERGNQPHGFTHQDEGPPRGSQQGQIWGAQHPHYDRNGRADLPPVESNSHLHHHHGHHPQQPHFPHHPHKPETNRDRVVETTAKKTDSSPPLHQPSISSSCSSSSSSTSAREDGSVKAALHHHPSLREGEAGIGHSVSERSNSGNAGSSGHVKQEKSGPAYAPHSSVASSPPPAHHGSHTQQQHHPHPHPHPKANQRGGREHKTETQWGPRPGNSSMGGGSSHGRRANHAGGGNHSRGGDDSSNIPSEHKSSNQTGGNKRAGPIKKPVLKEMKREGGEVDGGEKTNQGFAKDKEQDGGQLSSIKQEASQNTSAPSKDETVQTAKPRNGGKERSAGGGGGGSSRGPKDVDVNSSGFSGSSRRDRDRSFEQGGNTPHHHGIPAKGSRAGRGRGGEFYGRGRGYRGTYTASAGPTGASRGRMSGRSGRDYRSSVGGGHHQESKGEAPGGRHGQDRSHHNPARARNRSETRSEGSEYEEIPKRRRERGSETGSESGASDIGQSDKDDIQKPNNKNGSNNANTAGSTMSSAPPRGSQARVFTPRGVPSRRGRGGGSGGGNMYRSSGNVGGPPGGHRVGHSSGSHGGSSKTSASGRKQQGPPQSSGPKDLGRGGNSGEKKDKIADASQAQTQGTNPPQPSLPATAPATLSSTENGGVVTPQSSTNPTSNPGAPNTLPLPDNRGFPPSGFERPPRRRRHGRSQHQQDKPPRFRRLKERENAARINGGVGVIGGGRPSSPSLNSVQDSNGAPISAPVTGNTQNANHNATVTTNNNSGGGHIGNANSHHHHHYNQGNAGTTHPQHHHSHGAKSPDFTNQNSDQANEEWETASESSDFTEFRDREGGGGKSFSSHHHHHMGRGGGGSGGGGVVEREMAGKEPAANKRSFSSQRPGMERQNRRVNPGGGGGGRGPRGPPGGGSGGPGNGGGNRGEKRGNWPSPKNRK, encoded by the exons ATTTCCCACCCTGCAGGCGGCTGGCGACCAGGACAAAGCTGGCAGAGAACAGGGCACTGCAGATCAGTGGTATGGGCCCGGACCAAGCCTCCGCCCCCAGA ACGTCACAAGTTGGCGGGACGGTGGGGGCCGAGCCCTGGCACCCACCCTGCCTGGGGAGGGGGCAGCGGAGGGTGGCACTGGTGGGGCTTTGGTGATGGATGGGACGACTGGGGTCCCCCCTCCGAACTCCCAGACCATCGGGCCACCTAGGAACCCTGCAGGCAGCCCCGCCTTGCCTCTGCCCCAGCCCCCTGTGGGGCCTGGGTTCCCCCAGTATCGAGGGATCATGCCTCCCTTC aTGTATCCTCCATATCTGCCCTTCCCAGCCCCTTATGGCCCTCAAGGGCCCTACAGGTACCCGCCACCTGGGGAAGGGCCTCCTCCAAG ATTCTCTCGTGGGCAAGGTGGTCCAGACAGCCGGCCTCAGGGCGGCCCACGAGAAACAGGTGGAGAGGTGGTGAAGCGACCCTCCATCCTAAAGCAGGATGACCTGAAGGAGCTAGATGAGCTGGACCACGACGGAGATGAGGGCTGGGCAG GAGCTCATGAGGAGATTGATTACTCTGCCAAGTTGAAGTTTAGTgatgatgaaggagaagaagaggcagaagaagaggCAACTGAGGGCAAGAACGACCAATG TGAGCTGTCGCAGTCCCAGGAAGCCCCATCTGCAACCTCTCGTTCTCGGTCCTCGGACAGTGGAGGAGACACCCGCCGCACCCCTCCCACTAATACTGACAATGGCCCCCAACCTCCCTCCGGCAAGCCAGGATGGGCCGAGGAGGGAGGCAGTGGCTGGGGAGGCCAGGGAGCACCCCCCAATTACCAG GACCGGCCCCACAACCAGGGTGCACCTGTAGGCCCTGGGAAACCTGGCACCACCCAGCATCAGCCTGCAGCAGGAGGCCTGACTCCTCCTTCGCAGCCAGGCGTGCCCGTGCATGGGGCCCAgggggaggatgaggatgagacTTGGCGTCAGCGTAGAAAGCAGTCCTCCTCTGAGATCTCTGCTGCCGTAGAGCGAGCACGCCGCCGGCGTGAGGAGGAAGAAcgcaggatggaggaggagagacgtgCAGCCTGTGCCGAGAAGCTTAAGAGGCTGGATgagaagcagcaacagcagcaaggCAGCAAcacaggaggtggtggtggtggtagtggcAGTAAAACCCCCAGCCTTGATGGAAACTCAACTGCTGCCACAGCAGGCAGCCCAAGTCCATCTATTTCAGCATCTGCCTCCTCTCCCAACATAAGCCAGCCCCCATCCCCTTGTGTGGACCCTGAGGAGGCTCCAGTGCTTGTTGTCCAACCAGGGGCCAGTCCTGGAGTCAGTGAGAGACAGCGagccagcagcaacagcagctatGACTCGAGCGCAG ATTCCCAACAGTGTCCCCAGCCAGCTGTGTCACAGCCTCCGCAGCCCACACTGGACGTACCTCTGCCAGTAGAGAATAAGGAAGAGACGATGAGTGGTCCTCACATCCGTGCAGGAAGTGGAAGTGAAAGAGGAATTGACCCAGTGAAGATTGAGAATATCGGAGGGACTGCAGGTCGTCAAGCTGGTGGTCCTACTGGTCAGGGTTACTCAAAGTACCAGAAGTCTCTTCCACCTCGAtttcagaggcagcagcag GAACAgctcctgaagcagcagcagcagtggcagcagcaacagcagcataGCCAGGCATCACAAAGCCAGCTATCTCCTCAGCCGCAGCCTCCACAGGGTCCTTCGCCGGGTTCAACACCCCAGCCAGGACCTGGACCCAAGCAGGGTGGACCCATGTATCAGCCTAGCAATATGGTTCGACCCCCACCCCTGCCAATGAATTTTGACCCACGCTGGATGATGATGCCCTATATGGACCCACGCATGATGCAGGGTCGCCCTCCACCCATGGACTACTATTCAGCTGGCATGCACCCATCTG GACTCATTGGGCGTGAGCGGTCTGATTCTGGGGGATCTGGTTCAGACCCCTTTGACAGGCAACAGCAGCATCCAGGGCACCCACACCGGGGAACCCCCCCTATGGATCCCAAACTGGCCTGGGGGCCAGAGGTATTTCCTGGCGGAGGGGAAGGTCGTGGGTTAACCTCCCCACTGAGGCAGAAGCAGGCATTGGAGGACGATGATGTGGCCAAAGGTCCCAG GAGTGACACTCCTCCGCATCGCATGCGAGAGGGCGGGTTGGGACCCATCCAGCAGCCGTGCTCCAATTCTGGCACATCCAATCAGACCCCTCCTCCTGTTGGCACTCAAGTGGGCACCCAAGGAGGCAGCCACCATCCTCATCACTACATGGGTGCCCGGGGCAACTATAGCAACTTCGCTGACCAGGGTGCAAGGATGCCTCCCCACCAACAGCAACAGAGGGCGAGTGAGAGGGGAAACCAGCCACATGGCTTCACCCACCAGGATGAAGGGCCTCCCCGTGGATCTCAGCAGGGCCAGATATGGGGAGCCCAACACCCGCACTATGATCGCAATGGTCGTGCAGACCTGCCTCCTGTTGAGAGCAACTCtcacctccaccatcatcacGGTCACCACCCTCAGCAGCCTCACTTCCCCCACCACCCCCATAAGCCTGAGACCAACCGTGACCGGGTTGTTGAGACCACTGCTAAGAAGACTgactcctctccccctcttcacCAACCTTCCATCTCATCTTCctgctcttcttcatcctcctccacttctGCAAGGGAAGATGGGAGTGTGAAAGCTGCTCTGCATCATCACCCATCTTTAAGAGAGGGTGAGGCTGGCATTGGGCACAGTGTTAGTGAAAGAAGCAACAGTGGTAATGCTGGTAGTAGCGGCCATGTGAAACAGGAGAAATCAGGCCCAGCATATGCTCCTCATTCCTCAGTGGCCTCCAGTCCACCTCCCGCTCATCACGGCAGTCAtactcagcagcagcaccatcCCCATCCCCATCCCCACCCTAAAGCAAACCAAAGAGGGGGACGAGAGCATAAGACAGAGACCCAGTGGGGCCCACGGCCAGGCAACAGCAGTATGGGTGGGGGCTCCTCTCATGGCAGGAGGGCCAACCACGCAGGAGGTGGGAACCACTCCCGCGGAGGGGACGACTCCTCCAACATTCCCTCGGAACACAAATCTTCCAACCAGACAGGGGGCAACAAGAGAGCTGGCCCCATCAAGAAGCCGGTGCtgaaggaaatgaagagagaggggggtgaggttgatggaggagaaaaaacaaaccaaggCTTTGCGAAAGATAAAGAGCAAGATGGTGGACAACTGTCCTCCATTAAGCAGGAAGCCTCCCAGAACACATCAGCTCCATCTAAAGATGAGACTGTCCAAACAGCCAAACCCAGGAATGGAGGAAAAGAACGGTCcgcaggaggaggtgggggagggtCAAGTAGAGGGCCCAAAGATGTCGATGTCAACTCCTCAGGATTTTCAGGGTCTTCAAGAAGGGACAGAGACCGCTCCTTTGAACAAGGAGGCAACACCCCCCATCACCATGGAATTCCTGCTAAAGGCAGCAGAGCTGGTCGCGGACGAGGGGGAGAGTTCTACGGGCGTGGACGTGGTTATCGTGGTACCTACACAGCCAGTGCTGGGCCCACTGGTGCCAGTCGCGGAAGAATGAGCGGCAGGAGCGGCAGAGACTACCGCTCATCTGTTGGTGGTGGCCATCACCAGGAGTCCAAGGGTGAGGCCCCTGGTGGCAGACACGGTCAAGATCGTTCCCACCATAATCCAGCCAGAGCCAGGAACCGAAGTGAAACACGGAGTGAAGGTTCAGAATATGAGGAAATCCcaaagagacggagggagagaggttCAGAGACTGGCAGTGAGAGTGGTGCAAGTGACATTGGTCAGTCAGACAAGGACGACATCCAGAAACCCAACAACAAGAATGGCTCCAATAATGCCAACACCGCTGGAAGCACTATGTCTTCTGCACCACCCAGAGGTTCACAGGCCCGGGTCTTTACCCCCAGGGGTGTACCCTCTAGGAGAGGCAGGGGTGGAGgtagtggaggaggaaacatgtACAGGAGTAGTGGCAATGTTGGAGGACCCCCAGGAGGACACAGAGTTGGACACAGCTCAGGTTCTCATGGTGGTTCCTCAAAGACATCAGCATCAGGCCGGAAACAGCAAGGTCCGCCACAAAGCTCTGGGCCCAAAGACCTGGGCCGGGGAGGAAATAGTGGAGAGAAGAAGGACAAGATAGCTGATGCAAGTCAAGCTCAAACTCAGGGGACCAATCCCCCTCAGCCATCTTTACCTGCCACAGCTCCTGCCACACTAAGTTCCACTGAAAATGGAGGGGTTGTCACTCCACAATCTTCAACCAACCCTACATCAAACCCTGGTGCGCCAAATACGCTCCCTCTTCCTGATAACCGTGGGTTCCCTCCCAGTGGGTTTGAGCGACCCCCTAGACGCCGCCGTCATGGACGTTCACAGCATCAGCAGGACAAGCCGCCCCGCTTCCGGAGACTGAAGGAGCGAGAGAATGCTGCACGGATCAACGGAGGAGTTGGGGTCATTGGTGGTGGAAGGCCCTCATCTCCTTCCCTGAATTCAGTTCAGGACAGTAATGGAGCCCCCATCTCAGCTCCCGTGACGGGCAATACCCAAAATGCTAACCACAATGCCACAGTAACCACCAACAATAACAGCGGCGGGGGGCATATtggtaatgcaaacagtcatcaccatcaccactaCAACCAGGGCAATGCTGGGACAACACACCCCCAGCACCACCACAGCCATGGAGCAAAGTCCCCTGACTTCACCAATCAGAACTCCGACCAGGCCAACGAGGAGTGGGAGACCGCCTCCGAGAGCAGCGACTTCACAGAGTtcagagacagggagggaggaggagggaagtcATTCTcctctcaccaccaccaccacatgggaaggggaggagggggcagcggaggaggaggtgttgtCGAACGAGAGATGGCGGGAAAAGAGCCTGCAGCGAATAAAAGAAGCTTCTCCAGCCAGCGTCCTGGCATGGAGCGACAGAACCGGAGGGTCAACCCTGGAGGCGGCGGGGGCGGCAGAGGCCCACGTGGACCTCCTGGTGGCGGCTCTGGTGGGCCTGGTAACGGAGGCGGCAACCGCGGAGAGAAGCGTGGCAACTGGCCCTCCCCGAAAAATAGGAAATGA